GCAAGTGCCATATTTTCGATCATACAAGCCGCATTGCAAAATCCAACCATTCTCCTGTCAATTCCTGTATCCTTGGCAGACGCTATGATTACCGTCGGAGCTCCATATAATGGATGCATATCGGGATTCCCGTAAAATTTGGCTCCTGCCTCATCCAGTTTTTCAAGCAGATCCTTTTTCTGTACGACAGTAAGCATCATATCCTCAAATTTGCCCATGCCTACCGGAGACGCATTTGCCGCCTCCAAAACAGTCTTGAGCTCTGATTCAGTCAGCTGCTCCCCCGTGTATTCCCTGCACGATTGTCTCATCGCAATGGTCTTCATTGTTTCCATGAATCTTCCTCCTTCTTTTCATTAACACCCGATCCATTGATCAGGATCGAGCTTTCCATCTTATTTTACGGTTTTCATTACGGGCATATCACACCGATGAAGGACACCCTTGGATAGCCAAAAGCATCCCATTCCTGCTGCCAGCTCCCACAATGCGAGAACCGCCATCCCCAGCAAAACACCCATACCTCCAACCATGGTTCCAATCACAATTGCCGCAGCCAAACCTGGCAGCATAATCAAGACCACAGCAATCATATAGATCAAAATCATCAGACCGCCGCTGATATCCGCTCCGGTCCACCGCAGAGATAAATAATTGATTCCCAGCAGCAGAAATGAGAACAGGACATAAACCGCAGCGGATGCCAGAGTCATAAGGAACGACGCCCTTAGAATCAATCCTGCCGCAAGAAAAATCACAATACTTTCAGCCAATACTTTAAAAGCGATTTCAAAATTGCTCCACAGAATCTTTCGGAAGGAGCTCTCAGGAATCAGATAAATGTAATGCATGTAAAGCTCTTTCAGCCCGCGCCCGGTACCGATTAAGAAAATCTGCAGCCACATCAGCGTCTGAAGAAGTACTAATATCCCGTTGCCTCCGGCTTTTCGAAGAAACAACGACATTAGAATTACACCGGACACTGTGAGGATGGAGGACATTCCCCAAAACCCAAGAGTGCCTGCCCGAAATGATTCTCTCCAATGCTTATAAAAGATTGTGTTTGCACCAAGTCCCCCAATGCCCATTCCGACGATTTTTACCTTTTTCCCGGAAATCGCTTCTGTATTGATTTGACCTTCAGACAGCCCCCGTTTTTTCTCAAAGGTTGTCTCCGTTGCAACCAGGACGTCTTCATAATAATCTGGATTGCTGAGAGCAATGTAGAGAATCAGGAATGCCCCGGTGATTATAATGAGCCCGAAAAACATCAGCCCAGCACCAGTATTCCCCGAAATGATCGAAACAACTCCCTCTGCCGCCCATCCCACCACAGGCGTCCAGGATGCAACCGGTGCCTTTAACGTATTTTCAGCCGCCAAGAGGGGATCTCCTGTTCTG
This genomic window from Clostridiales bacterium contains:
- a CDS encoding nitroreductase — encoded protein: METMKTIAMRQSCREYTGEQLTESELKTVLEAANASPVGMGKFEDMMLTVVQKKDLLEKLDEAGAKFYGNPDMHPLYGAPTVIIASAKDTGIDRRMVGFCNAACMIENMALAATDLGLGSVYLMGSIMALGGDSDLKQDMKIPADFIPASAIALGATTQPLKERDLTVSKVSVEYLK